A genomic window from Klebsiella quasipneumoniae subsp. quasipneumoniae includes:
- the nifA gene encoding nif-specific transcriptional activator NifA, with product MIPESDPDTTVRRFDLSQQFTAMQRISVVLSRATEASKTLQEVLSVLHNDAFMQHGMICLYDSEQEILSIEALQQTEQQTLPGSAQIRYRPGEGLVGTVLAQGQSLVLPRVADDQRFLDRLSLYDYELPFIAVPLMGPNARPMGVLAAQPMARQEERLPACTRFLETVANLIAQTIRLMILPASATLPGRQPPKVERPPACSSSRGVGLDNMVGKSPAMRQIVEVIRQVSRWDTTVLVRGESGTGKELIANAIHHHSPRAGAAFVKFNCAALPDNLLESELFGHEKGAFTGAVRQRKGRFELADGGTLFLDEIGESSASFQAKLLRILQEGEMERVGGDETLRVNVRIIAATNRHLEEEVRLGHFREDLYYRLNVMPIALPPLRERQEDIAELAHFLVRKIGQHQGRTLRISEGAIRLLMEYSWPGNVRELENCLERSAVMSESGLIDRDVILFTHQERPAKALPASGPAEDSWLDNSLDERQRLIAALEKAGWVQAKAARLLGMTPRQVAYRIQIMDITLPRL from the coding sequence ATGATCCCCGAATCCGACCCGGACACCACCGTCAGACGCTTCGACCTCTCTCAGCAGTTCACCGCCATGCAGCGGATAAGCGTGGTGCTGAGCCGCGCCACCGAGGCCAGCAAAACGCTGCAGGAGGTGCTCAGCGTATTGCACAACGATGCCTTTATGCAGCACGGGATGATCTGTCTGTACGACAGCGAGCAGGAGATCCTCAGTATCGAAGCGCTGCAGCAAACCGAGCAGCAGACTCTCCCCGGCAGCGCGCAGATCCGCTATCGTCCCGGCGAGGGGCTGGTGGGGACGGTGCTGGCCCAGGGGCAATCGCTGGTGCTGCCCCGGGTCGCCGACGATCAGCGTTTTCTCGACCGCCTGAGCCTCTACGATTACGAGCTGCCGTTTATCGCCGTGCCGCTAATGGGGCCCAACGCCCGGCCCATGGGAGTGCTGGCGGCCCAGCCGATGGCGCGCCAGGAAGAGCGGCTGCCGGCCTGCACCCGCTTTCTCGAAACCGTCGCCAACCTCATCGCCCAGACCATCCGGCTGATGATCCTCCCGGCCTCCGCCACCCTGCCGGGCCGCCAGCCGCCGAAGGTGGAACGGCCGCCGGCCTGCTCGTCGTCGCGCGGGGTGGGCCTTGACAATATGGTCGGCAAGAGCCCGGCGATGCGCCAGATCGTGGAGGTGATCCGCCAGGTTTCGCGCTGGGACACCACTGTGCTGGTACGCGGCGAAAGCGGCACCGGGAAAGAGCTGATCGCCAATGCCATCCACCACCATTCCCCGCGGGCTGGCGCCGCCTTCGTCAAATTTAACTGCGCGGCGCTGCCGGACAACCTGCTGGAAAGCGAACTGTTCGGCCATGAAAAAGGCGCCTTTACCGGCGCGGTGCGCCAGCGTAAGGGGCGTTTTGAGCTGGCGGATGGCGGCACCCTGTTCCTCGACGAGATTGGCGAAAGCAGCGCCTCGTTCCAGGCTAAGCTGCTGCGCATCCTGCAGGAGGGAGAGATGGAGCGGGTCGGCGGCGATGAGACCCTGCGGGTGAATGTCCGCATCATCGCCGCCACCAACCGCCACCTGGAGGAGGAGGTCCGGTTGGGCCACTTCCGCGAGGATCTTTACTATCGCCTGAACGTGATGCCCATCGCCCTGCCCCCGCTGCGCGAGCGTCAGGAGGACATCGCCGAGCTGGCGCACTTTCTGGTGCGCAAAATTGGCCAGCATCAGGGGCGCACGCTGCGGATCAGCGAGGGGGCGATCCGTCTGCTGATGGAGTACAGCTGGCCGGGCAATGTTCGCGAACTGGAGAACTGCCTCGAACGATCGGCGGTGATGTCCGAGAGCGGCCTGATCGATCGCGACGTGATCCTCTTCACCCACCAGGAACGTCCGGCCAAAGCCCTGCCCGCCAGCGGGCCGGCGGAAGACAGCTGGCTGGACAACAGCCTGGACGAACGCCAGCGGCTGATCGCCGCGCTGGAAAAAGCCGGCTGGGTGCAGGCCAAGGCAGCGCGGCTGCTGGGGATGACGCCGCGCCAGGTCGCCTACCGGATCCAGATCATGGATATCACCCTGCCGCGTCTGTAA
- the nifL gene encoding nitrogen fixation negative regulator NifL, whose translation MTLNMMLDNAAPEAIAGALTQQHPGLFFTMVEQASVAISLTDASARIIYANPAFCRQTGYSLAQLLNQNPRLLASSQTPREIYQEMWHTLLQRQPWRGQLINQRRDGGLYLVEIDITPVLSPQGELEHYLAMQRDISVSYTLEQRLRNHMTLMEAVLNNIPAAVVVVDEQDRVVMDNLAYKTFCADCGGRELLTELQVSPGRMTPGVEQILPVAIRGAARWLSVTCWPLPGVSEEASRYFIDSALARTLVVIADCTQQRQQQEQGRLDRLKQQMTAGKLLAAIRESLDAALIQLNCPINMLAAARRLNGESSGNVALEAAWREGEEAMARLQRCRPSLDLENPAVWPLQPFFDDLCALYRTRFDAEGLQLDMASPHLIGFGQRTQLLACLSLWFDRTLALAAELPSVPLAMQLYAEENDGWLALYLTDNVPLLQVRYAHSPDALNSPGKGMELRLIQTLVAHHRGAIELTSRPQGGTCLTLRFPLFNTLTGGEA comes from the coding sequence ATGACCCTGAATATGATGCTCGATAACGCCGCGCCGGAAGCCATCGCCGGCGCGCTGACTCAACAACATCCGGGGCTGTTTTTTACCATGGTGGAACAGGCCTCAGTGGCGATTTCCCTCACCGACGCCAGCGCCAGGATCATCTACGCCAACCCGGCGTTTTGCCGCCAGACCGGCTATTCGCTGGCGCAATTGTTAAATCAGAACCCGCGCCTGCTGGCCAGCAGCCAGACGCCGCGCGAGATCTATCAGGAGATGTGGCATACCCTGCTCCAGCGTCAGCCGTGGCGCGGCCAGCTGATTAACCAGCGGCGGGACGGCGGCCTGTACCTGGTGGAGATTGACATCACTCCGGTGCTCAGTCCGCAAGGGGAACTGGAGCATTATCTGGCGATGCAGCGGGATATCAGCGTCAGCTATACCCTGGAGCAGCGGCTGCGCAACCATATGACCCTGATGGAGGCGGTGCTGAATAATATTCCCGCCGCCGTGGTGGTAGTGGACGAGCAGGATCGGGTGGTGATGGACAACCTTGCCTATAAAACCTTCTGCGCCGACTGCGGCGGCCGGGAGCTGCTCACCGAGCTGCAGGTCTCCCCAGGCCGGATGACGCCCGGCGTGGAGCAGATCCTGCCGGTGGCGATCCGCGGGGCCGCGCGCTGGCTGTCGGTGACCTGCTGGCCGCTGCCCGGCGTCAGCGAAGAGGCCAGCCGCTACTTTATCGACAGCGCGCTGGCGCGAACCCTGGTGGTGATCGCCGACTGTACCCAGCAGCGCCAGCAGCAGGAGCAGGGCCGCCTCGACCGGCTGAAGCAGCAAATGACCGCCGGCAAGCTGCTGGCGGCGATCCGCGAGTCGCTGGACGCCGCGCTGATCCAGCTGAACTGCCCGATTAACATGCTGGCGGCGGCCCGTCGGCTGAACGGCGAGAGCAGCGGCAACGTGGCGCTGGAGGCCGCCTGGCGCGAAGGGGAAGAGGCGATGGCCCGGCTCCAGCGCTGTCGTCCGTCGCTGGATCTCGAAAACCCCGCCGTCTGGCCGCTGCAGCCCTTTTTCGACGACCTGTGCGCCCTCTACCGCACCCGCTTCGATGCCGAGGGGCTGCAGCTGGACATGGCCTCGCCGCATCTGATCGGCTTTGGCCAGCGCACTCAGCTGCTGGCGTGCTTAAGCCTGTGGTTCGACCGCACCCTGGCCCTCGCCGCCGAGCTGCCTTCCGTCCCGCTGGCGATGCAGCTCTATGCCGAGGAAAACGACGGCTGGCTGGCGCTGTACCTGACCGACAACGTGCCGCTGCTGCAGGTGCGCTACGCCCACTCCCCCGACGCGCTGAACTCGCCGGGCAAAGGCATGGAGCTGCGGCTGATCCAGACCCTGGTGGCGCACCATCGCGGGGCCATCGAGCTGACTTCCCGGCCGCAGGGCGGCACCTGCCTGACCCTGCGTTTCCCGCTGTTTAACACCCTGACCGGAGGTGAAGCATGA